One window from the genome of Podospora pseudocomata strain CBS 415.72m chromosome 6, whole genome shotgun sequence encodes:
- a CDS encoding hypothetical protein (EggNog:ENOG503PACG; COG:S), whose amino-acid sequence MSNPKPREPHPAREDGCFDVTPERKYYIRGNAFIKRSLRPKEVITNWKGKTHVPRLRKELLMNEAAALRFIRQHTDIPVPDIYCGFEDDDAYYLIFQNIDGVNMSDLKDETQKAAARMELEKHLAKLKGIKPKRLGGPSGIVIPPYHVLGITQRRQLVVLKGVGGKRR is encoded by the coding sequence ATGTCTAACCCGAAGCCACGAGAACCGCACCCAGCCAGAGAAGATGGCTGCTTCGATGTGACACCCGAAAGAAAGTACTATATTCGCGGCAACGCCTTCATCAAGAGGTCCCTCCGACCAAAAGAAGTCATCACCAACTGGAAAGGCAAAACCCACGTTCCTCGACTGCGGAAAGAGCTCCTCATGAACGAAGCTGCCGCGCTCCGCTTCATCCGGCAGCACACCGACATCCCTGTCCCCGACATATACTGCGGCtttgaagacgacgacgccTACTACCTGATATTTCAAAACATTGACGGGGTCAACATGTCAGACTTGAAAGACGAGACGCAGAAGGCCGCCGCTCGTATGGAGCTGGAGAAACACCTGGCTAAGTTGAAAGGAATCAAACCCAAGCGCCTCGGTGGACCATCCGGGATTGTGATCCCTCCGTATCATGTCTTGGGGATCACCCAGAGAAGACAACTGGTCGTCCTGAAAGGAGTCGGAGGCAAAAGACGGTGA
- a CDS encoding hypothetical protein (EggNog:ENOG503P15K), translating into MTLGGDGPWAVSVMWIVTALTFVFALLRIYTRAYVVESYGLDDHVYNFAFVLLLCYTIMTTIAAQYGFGQNIFDIQEVEDLVKAILFEAIGQTFAVVGMAVAKWSLGLFLLRLVTQTWHKVVIWITMGSLLAASISVCFVFWLQCSPPAYLYDRRIPGGYCYINTTPVSFTLCILCVIADFFFAIFPWVFLWKLQMNQREKIIIAASMSLGLIAGACGIKRTIEVPNLSSTNYTKDTVGLIVWSAAEIAITMICIGVPVVRPLYKGFIDKLTSRATRSTSGYKKQSGPRYGLKTFGGSTMPGASRWQAETTDGEEGDDKAKKAEERTRQLKMGVNGPFTHTKAVGGRTMPANRSDEQILGQEYRENMADDVEDGSGRGSNIQVVETWTVDRSSPVGSRGRY; encoded by the exons ATGACGCTCGGAGGCGATGGCCCATGGGCTGTCTCCGTCATGTGGATAGTAACAGCCCTTACCTTTGTCTTCGCTCTCCTCCGTATCTACACCAGGGCCTACGTGGTGGAAAGCTATGGGCTGGATGACCACGTCTACAACTTCGCGTTT GTTCTCCTGCTGTGCTACACAATCATGACAACCATCGCAGCCCAATATGGCTTCGGCCAAAACATATTCGACATACAGGAAGTTGAAGACCTTGTCAAAGCTATTTTGTTCGAGGCAATCGGCCAAACATTTGCGGTGGTCGGCATGGCGGTGGCAAAGTGGTCGCTGGGTCTCTTCTTGCTGCGCCTTGTCACGCAAACATGGCACAAGGTCGTCATATGGATTACGATGGGAAGTTTGCTGGCAGCGTCCATATCTGTCTGCTTTGTGTTCTGGCTGCAATGCTCGCCACCGGCTTACCTCTACGACAGGAGAATTCCTGGGGGTTACTGctacatcaacaccacgccAGTGTCGTTTACCTTGTGCA TCCTCTGCGTCATTGCagacttcttcttcgccataTTCCCATGGGTCTTCCTCTGGAAGCTCCAGATGAACCAGCGGGAGAAGATTATCATTGCCGCAAGTATGAGTCTTGGGCTGATCGCCGGTGCATGCGGTATTAAAAGGACCATTGAAGTCCCCAATCTATCAAGTACAAACTACACCA AGGACACAGTTGGTCTCATTGTCTGGTCCGCTGCCGAAatcgccatcaccatgatcTGCATTGGCGTACCTGTCGTCCGCCCCCTCTACAAAGGCTTCATCGACAAGCTCACGTCCCGCGCCACCCGCTCAACATCCGGTTACAAGAAACAAAGTGGTCCACGATACGGGCTCAAGACATTTGGGGGGAGCACCATGCCTGGAGCGAGTCGGTGGCAGGCTGAGACAactgatggggaggagggtgatgacaAAGCAAAGAAAGCCGAGGAGCGGACAAGGCAACTGAAGATGGGCGTGAACGGCCCCTTCACTCATACCAAGGCTGTTGGTGGGAGGACCATGCCGGCTAATAGGAGTGATGAGCAGATTTTGGGGCAAGAGTATCGAGAGAACATGGCGGATGACGTGGAGGAtggaagtgggaggggtAGTAACATTCAGGTTGTCGAGACTTGGACTGTTGATCGGTCGTCACCGGTTGGGTCGCGGGGGAGGTATTGA
- a CDS encoding hypothetical protein (COG:S; EggNog:ENOG503PE1N; MEROPS:MER0036030), protein MAKLFIFLSAFLGILTTLISAQSSPFEMVTLVKIGYATAELAEHYHRLDVTYKTINATAIKAAVLVPKKLAASNKKTDAPVVVHFHGGGLIIGTNLEPVFIADWVTQLPVSTNSILVSPLYRLLPEANAPETLSDISSFWSWLHTSLPSVITSAYPKINTNLNQIVTVGESAGGYLAVQSALLFQEKAKIKAVIAQYPAIWPDLAAWGSLPLPDPTNEAVIKAGKVIDEYLGNLTGTEIRIDAPYPDRWELTEAALLSGRSFEFWGDETDIAQSGLGYALNVSRQWGDKLPGFWVLQGENDGMVAQAGTEEFLARLKGVHPGVEVKYTLRPGLHGFDALYGLDKPFIAEGVRWVKGFWLRGKN, encoded by the exons ATGGCTAAGCTCTTCATCTTTCTGTCCGCCTTTCTGGGCATCCTCACTACATTGATCTCAGCTCAGTCCAGCCCTTTCGAAATGGTCACCCTCGTCAAGATTGGCTACGCCACTGCCGAGCTAGCTGAGCACTACCACCGCCTCGACGTCACCTACAAAACCATCAACGCAACCGCCATCAAAGCTGCCGTCCTGGTCCCGAAGAAGCTCGCAGCCTCCAACAAGAAGACCGACGCGCCCGTGGTGGTGCATTTCCACGGCGGTGGTCTCATCATCGGAACTAACCTCGAGCCTGTCTTCATTGCCGACTG GGTAACCCAACTCCCCGTCTCCACAAACTCCATCCTCGTCTCCCCGCTctaccgcctcctccctgaAGCCAACGCCCCAGAGACCCTATCCgacatctcctccttctggTCCTGGCTTCACACCTCTCTCCCATCCGTCATCACCTCCGCCTACCCAAAGATCAATaccaacctcaaccaaaTCGTCACCGTAGGAGAGTCAGCAGGCGGCTACCTCGCCGTTCAATCCGCTCTCTTATTCCAGGAAAAAGCAAAGATCAAGGCCGTCATCGCGCAATACCCCGCCATCTGGCCCGACCTAGCCGCCTGGGGgtctcttcccctccctgaCCCAACCAACGAAGCTGTCATTAAAGCCGGAAAGGTCATTGATGAGTACCTCGGTAACCTGACGGGAACAGAAATAAGAATTGACGCCCCCTACCCTGACCGCTGGGAGTTGACAGAGGCGGCGTTGTTGAGTGGGAGGAGCTTTGAGTTTTGGGGGGACGAGACTGATATTGCACAATCGGGGTTGGGGTATGCTTTGAACGTGTCGAGGCAGTGGGGGGACAAACTGCCGGGGTTTTGGGTTCTTCAGGGGGAGAATGACGGGATGGTTGCACAGGCGGGGACGGAGGAGTTTCTTGCTCGGTTGAAGGGGGTTCACCCGGGGGTGGAGGTCAAGTACACGCTTAGACCGGGATTGCATGGTTTTGATGCGCTTTATGGGTTGGACAAGCCTTTTATtgcggagggggtgaggtgggtgaaggggttttggttgagggggaagaaCTAG
- a CDS encoding hypothetical protein (EggNog:ENOG503P941), whose amino-acid sequence MATYGAKRTQKSPQILTWNSVGIGPKMAEADLDPEGLDLEDPQAWISHNYREHLITKVEKWNPIWDQAPQADVFSYCISIAQLQRMRIQRLQIQLASAARKAYEGADTDNDWKDWDKILSEYVSAVQEHDYMEQRGSGGRDPFLITGERYMDRKVLEQVMHGFQLSESTDSNPTGEPSLRVWQTTRRAPVPTRGDNRLKKLLARIGIAAIGTAFLIVPMWLLIWVVWEDTWVALWSTTIFVAVFGVLMACVLENEIAVLSASAAYAAVLVVFVALVAEQARGQDEKGSQSENVFCG is encoded by the exons ATGGCTACATATGGCGCTAAACGCACGCAAAAGTCACCTCAGATTTTGACCTGGAATTCAGTGGGAATAGGCCCTAAAATGGCCGAAGCCGATCTCGATCCAGAGGGGCTCGACCTCGAAGATCCCCAAGCCTGGATCAGTCACAATTACCGAGAACACCTCATAACCAAAGTCGAAAAATGGAACCCCATTTGGGACCAAGCACCGCAAGCCGATGTCTTCAGCTATTGTATAAGCATCGCACAACTGCAACGCATGCGGATACAGCGACTACAAATACAACTTGCATCAGCTGCAAGAAAAGCATATGAAGGTGCAGATACAGACAATGACTGGAAAGATTGGGATAAAATTCTTAGTGAATATG TTTCTGCAGTCCAAGAACATGACTACATGGAACAACGCGGATCAGGCGGGAGAGACCCTTTTCTGATAACAGGAGAGCGTTATATGGACAGGAAGGTTCTTGAACAGGTCATGCATGGCTTCCAACTTTCGGAATCGACTGATTCGAATCCGACTGGTGAACCTTCGCTACGAGTATGGCAAACAACTCGACGGGCCCCTGTTCCGACACGAGGAGACAACCGGCTGAAGAAGCTTCTGGCCCGGATTGGTATAGCTGCTATCGGGACTGCGTTTCTCATTGTCCCGATGTGGCTGTTGATATGGGTTGTGTGGGAAGACACCTGGGTGGCGCTGTGGTCGACAACCAtttttgttgctgtgttTGGGGTGCTGATGGCGTGTGTACTGGAGAATGAAATTGCGGTTCTCTCAGCATCTGCGGCTTATGCAGCTGTGCTAGTGGTCTTTGTCGCCCTTGTTGCGGAACAGGCCCGGGGTCAAGATGAGAAGGGTTCACAATCAGAAAATGTATTCTGTGGTTGA
- a CDS encoding hypothetical protein (EggNog:ENOG503NUI0; COG:Q), which yields MVLDSAAGKISRDVLGASSGSVLARVQRLKVEPSRQCSRYSLGPSCINGSVPREESMCTLDLEKSLFSTVECIPGHTESPYSKPLQQHIMGSITPSRGYKIQEVPLGSPRPFRLVCIGAGYSGLLLSIIVGQKMQGENLDYQVYEMNRDLGGKWLVNRYPGCQCDTPAHIYNYSFCPNPHWPSYYATASSIHHYLKDTAVKYDCEQYFKYGHKVTSAVWDEEVGEWCLTVIDMAKETEFEDRCNALVNATGFLQTPKWPKIRGMDRFKGQLVHSALWDETVEVAGKNVAIIGIGSSGAKTTTLFARSSTWITCPPSKPSAQPAQFVDEHNSYPTSTQLTFSSDPKSLLAHRRALTNERNAAFRASGGGRFPQSATQEACRNSMESRLQVETSEKGRIIAKRLIPKFSVGCRRVTPSKDFLETLLDDRVECVFLDPQSNQAGGSPGTSIKTFTGRGIMLSHSASEEEEEREFDVVVCATGYEASYIPSFELVGRDGVRLAERWSGCHRDGGTNPECYLGTTVSGFPNYFMFLGPNSPVANGGLVQAIQAQGMYIYKCVRKMQTQGVRCMEVQRSVMDEYNEHAQAYLRGSMWTEGCQSWYKRVGEGGEDRVIGIYPGSAFHFVEMMRHPRWEDYDFGYGYPGMVGGRNGPSIRQNRFAFMGNGFTRREAMGKSIGGTCVETFEEYWDLMELPGIHS from the exons ATGGTGCTCGATTCAGCGGCAGGAAAGATCAGCAGAGATGTACTTGGGGCCTCATCTGGCAGTGTTTTGGCACGTGTTCAGAGGCTCAAGGTCGAGCCTTCTCGCCAGTGCTCGCGTTATTCGCTTGGACCAAGCTGTATAAATGGCTCGGTTCCTCGTGAAGAGTCCATGTGCACACTCGATCTTGAGAAATCTCTTTTCAGCACTGTCGAGTGTATCCCTGGACACACAGAGTCGCCGTATTCCAAGCCACTTCAACAGCACATAATGGGTAGCATTACGCCGAGCCGTGGCTACAAAATCCAGGAGGTTCCATTGGGATCGCCTCGGCCTTTCCGTCTGGTATGCATCGGTGCCGGTTATTCAGGGCTACTCCTATCCATCATTGTAGGTCAGAAGATGCAAGGGGAGAACCTTGACTATCAGGTTTACGAGATGAATCGCGATCTTGGTGGCAAGTGGCTGGTCAACAG ATATCCGGGATGCCAGTGTGATACTCCGGCCCACATCTACAACTACAGTTTCTGTCCCAATCCACATTGGCCCAGCTACTACGCCACCGCCTCTAGTATCCATCACTATCTCAAAGACACAGCAGTCAAGTACGACTGTGAGCAATACTTCAAGTACGGGCACAAAGTGACCAGTGCAGTctgggatgaagaggttggagagtgGTGCCTCACGGTCATTGACATGGCCAAGGAAACCGAGTTTGAGGATCGATGCAATGCACTGGTAAATGCGACAGGCTTTCTTCA AACCCCAAAGTGGCCCAAAATCAGGGGGATGGATCGCTTCAAAGGCCAGCTTGTCCACTCAGCCCTCTGGGATGAGACGGTGGAAGTCGCCGGCAAGAACGTGGCAATCATTGGCATTGGCTCTTCAGGG GCTAAAACCACGACACTTTTTGCCCGCTCCTCGACATGGATTACGTGCCCTCCATCCAAACCATCAGCACAACCTGCGCAGTTCGTAGATGAACACAACAGTTATCCCACCTCGACACAGCTCACCTTCAGCTCAGACCCCAAATCCCTTCTCGCCCACCGTCGCGCTCTCACTAACGAACGCAACGCTGCTTTCAGGGCTTCAGGCGGTGGGCGATTTCCTCAAAGTGCAACCCAGGAAGCTTGTCGAAATAGTATGGAGTCACGACTTCAGGTAGAGACCTCAGAAAAAGGCAGGATTATCGCTAAACGGCTGATTCCGAAATTTTCTGTTGGTTGCAGACGAGTAACTCCGAGCAAGGATTTCTTGGAGACTTTGCTGGATGATAGAGTGGAGTGTGTCTTCCTCGATCCACAGTCTAACCAGGCTGGAGGGAGTCCAGGTACCTCTATCAAGACGTTTACCGGGCGGGGAATCATGCTGTCACATTCGgccagcgaggaggaggaagaacgAGAATTTGACGTGGTGGTATGCGCTACAGGATATGAAGCGTCGTACATCCCCTCTTTTGAGCTCGTGGGACGTGATGGGGTGAGACTTGCGGAGCGATGGAGCGGTTGTCACCGGGATGGAGGTACTAACCCAGAGTGCTACCTTGGCACAACGGTGTCTGGCTTCCCCAACTACTTCATGTTTCTGGGTCCCAACTCCCCGGTTGCGAATGGAGGGTTAGTGCAGGCTATCCAAGCTCAGGGCATGTACATCTACAAGTGTGTGAGGAAGATGCAGACTCAAGGCGTAAGGTGCATGGAGGTTCAAAGGAGTGTCATGGACGAGTACAACGAACATGCTCAGGCGTATCTGAGGGGGAGTATGTGGACAGAAGGATGTCAGAGCTGGTACAAAAGAgtcggcgagggaggggaagacagGGTAATTGGTATTTACCCTGGGAGTGCGTTCCATTTcgtggagatgatgaggcaTCCAAGGTGGGAGGACTACGACTTTGGCTACGGTTATCCCGGCATGGTTGGTGGTAGGAACGGGCCGTCTATCAGACAAAACAGGTTTGCATTCATGGGCAACGGGTTcacgaggagggaggctaTGGGTAAGAGTATAGGCGGCACCTGTGTTGAAACCTTTGAGGAATACTGGGACCTCATGGAACTCCCAGGTATTCACAGTTAG
- a CDS encoding hypothetical protein (COG:S; EggNog:ENOG503P4SR), protein MFPLFSFLFSLLSSGPTPTHPTVPKVQGNLPHHHSKRRFGDGGWLTTPIHRRRYLNTAVGRYLIGTRISAGSPGPHTVSRLHWTSFSLASSQQPGRSAIQICCIAMERAAKVARSGGSWTPRHTEETVCAIAPNDQHKDDHGSNAGPDDNFMISDDDEMFHWTQLYAWPHQDILPGLDSLGNHLNSTHLAGLHSDSICPVSANQGRKRSYEELRNEDTAGAEPLHTRQHVPAGPAKIPTSSQEQDEVHLENPYASDEGSCSHPHALVRCRSIVEECRGRRIVLDGFIKTRITLYGSPRHEQGHALNVPFRYFPPIESESRHGGGGNGAAGDLIPSEIIRPPPQFGDVQLSGRFEKSDRYLFKFFIEAVCNGRTVVKNDNAYLNQIAPMADSSPAVKHAMLSVSLSYILDYSAEDKAKELATHHHQQAIWHTSQELKDTRNCSPGNGDSLVACLILLGHTEIVVWDRNRDNMKSTQKEPPKWYRGAKVAERVLEQSDPARTHQDPKNAQITKTRSQLAIRVCLDSVLSDCVHPLDPGAEIECYNWLIRGSERECRRIDGFAGLSPDLMYCLAKITYLASMRDRRPYSLAQLATANGIKDMLSNFRQWSALSNGYDTFQELLDSCELNEKGKVNTEAKVTELIGESYVAAAQIYLQCRVFRRRRDDPVIKELLARLILTVQYQPISGPLFTAQTPLFALFIGGLVAYDQLDRQAIKSWFDPICKGPRGNVPPAYEALKHAWSWMDSYERRRGKVAKQAMNDEADDGGAGTDDEEHEIWENKDPWWEKLVTAITSKCGRINLC, encoded by the exons ATGttccctcttttctcttttctcttctctcttctctcttccgGCCCCactccaacccatcccacGGTACCCAAGGTACAAGGTAACCtaccccatcaccactcaAAGAGGCGTTTCGGCGACGGAGGCTGGCTTACCACACCAATACATCGACGTAGGTACTTGAACACCGCTGTGGGACGCTACTTGATCGGAACAAGGATAAGTGCAGGCTCGCCGGGCCCGCACACCGTGTCTCGTCTTCACTGgacttctttctctcttgctAGTTCACAGCAGCCAGGAAGATCCGCAATTCAGATCTGCTGTATAGCCATGGAGCGGGCTGCCAAGGTCGCGCGATCCGGTGGTTCATGGACACCACGCCACACTGAAGAGACAGTCTGTGCTATCGCGCCCAATGATCAGCATAAGGACGATCATGGTTCAAACGCCGGACCGGATGACAACTTCATGATATCGGATGACGATGAGATGTTCCATTGGACTCAACTGTACGCCTGGCCACACCAAGACATACTCCCAGGGCTCGATAGCCTCGGAAACCACCTTAATTCCACCCACCTTGCAGGTCTGCACAGCGATTCCATTTGCCCCGTGTCTGCAAACCAAGGCAGAAAGAGAA GCTATGAAGAATTGCGCAACGAAGATACCGCAGGGGCCGAACCTCTCCATACCCGGCAGCATGTGCCGGCTGGTCCGGCTAAGATCCCTACATCTTCTCAGGAGCAGGATGAGGTTCACCTGGAGAATCCTTACGCATCAGATGAAGGGAGCTGCAGCCACCCCCATGCACTTGTCCGATGCCGCAGCATTGTTGAAGAGTGCAGAGGTCGTCGTATCGTGCTTGACGGATTCATCAAAACAAGAATTACACTTTATGGTTCTCCACGTCATGAGCAAGGTCATGCGCTTAATGTGCCTTTCCGATACTTTCCACCCATTGAGTCAGAGAGTCgccatggcggcggtggaaaCGGGGCTGCCGGGGATTTGATTCCGAGTGAAATCATCCGACCCCCACCGCAATTCGGTGACGTTCAACTTAGCGGGAGGTTTGAGAAGTCTGATCGTTATCTCTTCAAATTCT TTATCGAAGCTGTCTGCAATGGGAGAACAGTTGTCAAGAATGACAATGCCTATCTCAACCAAATTGCACCTATGGCGGACAGCTCACCCGCGGTCAAGCACGCCATGTTGTCGGTTTCTCTTTCATATATTCTTGACTACTCTGCGGAAGACAAGGCAAAAGAACTCGCtacccatcaccatcagcaaGCTATTTGGCATACAAGCCAAGAACTCAAGGACACAAGAAATTGCTCACCAGGTAACGGGGATAGTTTGGTTGCTTGTCTTATCCTTCTGGGCCATACCGAG ATAGTCGTTTGGGACCGGAACCGAGACAACATGAAGTCTACACAGAAGGAGCCCCCGAAATGGTACCGGGGAGCGAAAGTGGCCGAACGAGTGCTTGAGCAATCGGATCCAGCTAGAACCCACCAAGATCCCAAGAATGCCCAGATTACCAAGACGCGGTCCCAGCTAGCAATTCGAGTGTGCCTAGACAGCGTTCTCAGTGATTGCGTGCACCCTCTCGACCCAGGCGCCGAAATTGAGTGCTACAACTGGCTCATCAGAGGCAGTGAGCGAGAGTGCCGCCGAATCGATGGGTTTGCCGGGCTTTCTCCAGATTTGATGTATTGCCTGGCCAAAATCACGTATTTGGCCTCCATGCGAGACAGACGTCCATACTCTCTGGCACAACTAGCTACCGCCAACGGCATCAAGGATATGCTCAGCAACTTTCGGCAGTGGTCAGCGCTCTCGAACGGCTACGATACATTTCAAGAGCTCCTTGACAGCTGCGAGCTGAACGAAAAGGGCAAGGTCAACACAGAAGCCAAGGTCACTGAGTTGATTGGTGAGAGCTACGTTGCTGCCGCACAAATATACTTGCAATGTAGGGTTTTCCG TCGAAGAAGAGATGACCCTGTGATCAAGGAACTTCTCGCTCGACTTATTCTTACTGTGCAGTATCAACCCATTTCCGGGCCGTTGTTCACGGCTCAAACCCCGCTTTTCGCTCTTTTCATCGGAGGTCTCGTGGCCTATGACCAGCTTGATAGACAGGCCATCAAATCGTGGTTCGATCCAATATGCAAGGGACCCAGAGGCAATGTTCCTCCTGCTTATGAGGCTCTCAAACATGCATGGAGTTGGATGGACAGTTATGAGAGGCGAAGGGGCAAGGTGGCCAAACAGGCAATGAATGATGAGGCAGACGACGGGGGTGCTGGCACTGACGACGAAGAGCACGAGATTTGGGAGAACAAGGACCCATGGTGGGAGAAGCTTGTGACAGCGATAACCTCAAAGTGTGGTCGAATCAATCTCTGCTGA
- a CDS encoding hypothetical protein (EggNog:ENOG503P7I3), producing MACDMLHLFDHEQACSGDSLVCALLREQFHDLITGLQQQSLSGCPLEDIGNFLVNILHLASGLARSVVKSQHLRDFTTDLAPFLAREPGLRSTKYLDGKHEALKKISGQVRELSKTAVGIWKNSPGIPSSLHGYLRPPLPTPTPTGLGPESSLSQSTSLPFRDNTSTLVGSSFTDSSMATSYAAVSWDSPSVESSTVQQESNMGGDEYDDNIEYAVVTSLEEINSRGRGVGPYICSHRENCNKGGVDSNGRMRVFKRNSDIKAHLEKHEKRFKCDLPGCPKPEKGFARADQLERHKQKVAHGLYRGR from the exons ATGGCCTGTGACATGTTACATCTGTTTGATCATGAGCAGGCATGCTCCGGCGACTCATTGGTCTGCGCCCTGCTTCGCGAACAGTTCCATGACCTTATCACGGGGTTACAGCAACAAAGCTTGAGTGGCTGTCCTTTAGAGGATATTGGGAACTTCCTCGTCAACATTCTGCACCTGGCTTCAGGATTGGCTCGGTCCGTTGTCAAAAGTCAGCACCTCCGCGACTTCACCACGGACCTGGCTCCATTCCTTGCAAGAGAGCCCGGTCTCCGCAGTACTAAATATCTGGATGGCAAACATGAGGCTTTAAA AAAGATCAGTGGTCAGGTTCGCGAGCTGTCAAAAACGGCTGTTGGTATCTGGAAAAATTCACCAGGTATCCCGTCATCCTTGCACGGTTACCTCCGACCACCCCTACCGACACCCACACCTACAGGCTTGGGGCCCGAATCGTCCTTGTCGCAGTCCACATCCCTTCCTTTTCGTGACAACACCTCCACACTTGTAGGGTCGAGCTTCACAGATTCTTCAATGGCAACGTCATACGCTGCTGTGAGCTGGGACAGCCCGAGTGTCGAGTCCAGCACTGTACAACAGGAAAGCAAcatgggaggagatgaaTACGACGACAACATAGAATACGCCGTGGTAACCTCTTTGGAGGAGATCAATAGCCGTGGGCGAGGGGTTGGGCCTTACATATGCTCACACAGAGAGAACTGTAACAAGGGTGGTGTGGACTCAAATGGACGAATGAGAGTCTTCAAAAGAAACTCTGACATTAA AGCACATCTGGAGAAACATGAGAAAAGGTTCAAGTGTGACCTGCCTGGTTGTCCCAAGCCTGAGAAAGGTTTTGCGCGCGCAGACCAACTGGAAAGACATAAGCAGAAGGTGGCTCACGGATTGTATAGGGGTAGATAG
- a CDS encoding hypothetical protein (EggNog:ENOG503PWB1; COG:S): MPTVQQGYQTTQTRQRPPRLWIASFNGTWAGGIRSGRKTVVSELVDLISEEENVYEVLLNGVGSDGSISTKMKGGAWAARYLAKLIDIVGLPEKPDERFHKKVYKACKKGRLCDPERVYVGKLRQRYGCYNVSIDALCCFDTVGSLGWPVTGLAKPLKFLCKLGKQQNTNDLVSEVADNVRFPFHALSLHETRAPYMPTLMLGHDVHQVYFPGNHSDLGWIDEVEGLVLAPLAWMIGRLNTHLGVRFDENKLSNRFPNYSQPRPNPPRWAEASIRHTRTFLHAVMGRKCRNPGHQQVNRPGAASNVRIHCGARLRNNMPEEAVPGYRLMAPLDGQRPYWERRNNSADTNSANIQENRAMRVEEAELGELEAKLLGLPDRAINEIRAALYLPN, from the exons ATGCCCACAGTACAACAGGGATACCAGACAACCCAGACCAGGCAGCGACCTCCACGCCTATGGATAGCCTCATTCAACG GAACATGGGCAGGTGGCATACGGTCTGGTCGTAAAACTGTAGTGTCCGAACTTGTGGATCTTatttcggaggaggagaatgttTACGAAGTGTTACTGAATGGAGTTGGCTCTGATGGAAGCATCTCCACCAAGATGAAAGGAG GTGCTTGGGCCGCGCGGTACCTTGCCAAGCTCATTGACATTGTTGGTTTGCCTGAAAAGCCTGACGAGCGATTTCACAAGAAGGTGTACAAAGCATGCAAAAAGGGCAGGCTATGTGATCCTGAACGAGTCTATGTAGGAAAGCTCAGGCAACGATATGGAT GCTATAATGTCAGCATCGATGCCTTATGCTGTTTCGACACCGTCGGTTCTCTTGGTTGGCCTGTCACAGGATTGGCAAAGCCACTCAAATTTCTTTGCAAGCTCGGAAAGCAACAGAATACCAATGACCTTGTGTCTGAAGTGGCAGATA ATGTCCGTTTTCCCTTCCATGCCCTTTCTTTGCACGAAACCCGTGCGCCCTACATGCCAACATTGATGCTAGGGCATGATGTGCACCAAGTTTATTTCCCCGGAAACCACAGCGACTTGGGGTGGATCGATGAAGTCGAAGGGCTGGTACTCGCCCCGTTGGCATGGATGATTGGACGGCTCAACACACATCTTGGTGTCAGATTTGATGAGAATAAGCTGAGCAACCGGTTTCCCAACTATagccaacctcgcccaaaTCCACCCCGGTGGGCTGAAGCATCCATCAGACACACTCGCACATTCCTGCACGCAGTAATGGGGAGGAAATGTCGCAATCCAGGACACCAACAGGTCAACCGCCCAGGAGCAGCATCGAATGTCCGGATCCATTGCGGCGCTCGGCTCCGCAACAATATGCCTGAAGAAGCCGTGCCGGGGTACAGGCTGATGGCTCCTCTTGATGGGCAGAGGCCATATTGGGAGAGACGGAACAACTCAGCAGACACAAATAGTGCCAACATCCAAGAGAATAGGGCCATGAgagttgaggaggctgagttGGGCGAGCTGGAAGCAAAGTTATTGGGATTGCCTGACCGAGCTATCAACGAGATCAGAGCAGCTTTATACCTCCCCAACTAG